One stretch of Acanthochromis polyacanthus isolate Apoly-LR-REF ecotype Palm Island chromosome 16, KAUST_Apoly_ChrSc, whole genome shotgun sequence DNA includes these proteins:
- the tcte1 gene encoding dynein regulatory complex subunit 5 isoform X1: MQTGWDGAYLYSAEDYRKMRRIIAEDPYWTLTTVPYLSNLCLQCIVNNFEEKPIFEELTASQKDFIQERLSLSLPLHLTANLITDGVYWKRCCKQKWDVCDVSHYDHSWKRMFFERHLENIIELFIPNETDPKVVLQMVPLCKHYVKRLDISQLLPPIKEPQREEEEDGSDMATDTEYDGPGIEHFDFGILLKKLTNLEELHLTYGFKHCGMNFEWKMFEMTDRDCESLAKALKSCRTLKLFRLHQSHIEDKKCRLLVKYLLDHPSLRVLDFSHNLIGDSGARAIGKLLTKSKLEVLNMCDNNISGVGAKAIAHALSKPSSLLSLNLRLNHLTDEGGEAIAKAMLKNNTLLHLHLGGNKMTWLTAFALSEVLVQNNSLKSINLSCNKLGEDGGKALEKAMSCNTSVTECDIRLTEVNEQSVSSVNQVVWTNQSLQQKKQAK; encoded by the exons atgcAAACCGGATGGGATG GGGCATATCTCTACTCAGCTGAAGACTacaggaagatgaggaggatcATTGCTGAAGATCCATATTGGACCCTGACTACAGTGCCATATTTGTCAAACCTTTGTCTGCAATGTATTGTGAACAATTTTGAAG AAAAGCCTATATTTGAAGAACTTACAGCTAGCCAGAAAGACTTCATTCAAGAGAGACTGTCCCTTTCTCTGCCCCTGCACCTGACAGCCAACTTGATCACTGACGGTGTTTACTGGAAGCGGTGCTGCAAGCAGAAGTGGGACGTTTGTGACGTCTCTCATTatgatcacagctggaaacGAATGTTCTTTGAAAGGCACTTGGAGAACATTATTGAACTTTTTATCCCCAATGAAACAGACCCAAAAGTAGTCCTACAGATGGTCCCGCTGTGTAAACACTATGTCAAGAGGCTGGACATCTCCCAGCTACTGCCGCCGATCAAGGAGCcccagagggaggaagaggaggatggatCAGACATGGCAACGGACACTGAGTATGATGGACCTGGAATAGAACACTTTGACTTTGGCATACTGCTTAAGAAGCTGACAAACTTGGAAGAGCTGCATTTGACGTACGGATTTAAACATTGTGGTATGAATTTCGAATGGAAGATGTTTGAAATGACTGACCGAGACTGCGAGTCCCTCGCCAAGGCCCTGAAGTCCTGTAGGACCTTGAAG CTTTTCAGGCTCCATCAAAGTCACATTGAAGATAAAAAGTGCCGGCTGCTTGTGAAATACCTTCTAGATCATCCCTCTCTGCGAGTGCTTGACTTTTCCCACAATCTGATTGGAGACAGTGGAGCCAGAGCAATTGGCAAACTGCTCACCAAGAGTAAGCTGGAGGTACTTAACATGTGTGACAACAACATCAGCGGCGTGGGAGCCAAAGCTATAGCTCACGCTTTGTCCAAGCCCTCCAGTCTTTTGTCGCTCAACCTGCGTCTCAACCACCTGACGGATGAGGGGGGTGAGGCTATTGCCAAGGCTATGCTGAAAAACAACACTCTTCTTCACCTGCACCTTGGAGGCAACAAGATGACTTGGCTTACTGCTTTCGCCCTGTCTGAGGTGCTCGTACAGAACAACTCCCTGAAAAGCATCAATCTTTCCTGCAACAAGTTGGGTGAG gatgGAGGAAAAGCTTTGGAGAAGGCAATGTCTTGCAACACCAGTGTAACAGAATGTGATATCCGCCTGACAGAAGTTAATGAGCAGAGTGTTTCCTCCGTCAACCAGGTGGTTTGGACCAACCAGAGTttacaacaaaagaaacaagcTAAATAA
- the tcte1 gene encoding dynein regulatory complex subunit 5 isoform X2: MRRIIAEDPYWTLTTVPYLSNLCLQCIVNNFEEKPIFEELTASQKDFIQERLSLSLPLHLTANLITDGVYWKRCCKQKWDVCDVSHYDHSWKRMFFERHLENIIELFIPNETDPKVVLQMVPLCKHYVKRLDISQLLPPIKEPQREEEEDGSDMATDTEYDGPGIEHFDFGILLKKLTNLEELHLTYGFKHCGMNFEWKMFEMTDRDCESLAKALKSCRTLKLFRLHQSHIEDKKCRLLVKYLLDHPSLRVLDFSHNLIGDSGARAIGKLLTKSKLEVLNMCDNNISGVGAKAIAHALSKPSSLLSLNLRLNHLTDEGGEAIAKAMLKNNTLLHLHLGGNKMTWLTAFALSEVLVQNNSLKSINLSCNKLGEDGGKALEKAMSCNTSVTECDIRLTEVNEQSVSSVNQVVWTNQSLQQKKQAK, from the exons atgaggaggatcATTGCTGAAGATCCATATTGGACCCTGACTACAGTGCCATATTTGTCAAACCTTTGTCTGCAATGTATTGTGAACAATTTTGAAG AAAAGCCTATATTTGAAGAACTTACAGCTAGCCAGAAAGACTTCATTCAAGAGAGACTGTCCCTTTCTCTGCCCCTGCACCTGACAGCCAACTTGATCACTGACGGTGTTTACTGGAAGCGGTGCTGCAAGCAGAAGTGGGACGTTTGTGACGTCTCTCATTatgatcacagctggaaacGAATGTTCTTTGAAAGGCACTTGGAGAACATTATTGAACTTTTTATCCCCAATGAAACAGACCCAAAAGTAGTCCTACAGATGGTCCCGCTGTGTAAACACTATGTCAAGAGGCTGGACATCTCCCAGCTACTGCCGCCGATCAAGGAGCcccagagggaggaagaggaggatggatCAGACATGGCAACGGACACTGAGTATGATGGACCTGGAATAGAACACTTTGACTTTGGCATACTGCTTAAGAAGCTGACAAACTTGGAAGAGCTGCATTTGACGTACGGATTTAAACATTGTGGTATGAATTTCGAATGGAAGATGTTTGAAATGACTGACCGAGACTGCGAGTCCCTCGCCAAGGCCCTGAAGTCCTGTAGGACCTTGAAG CTTTTCAGGCTCCATCAAAGTCACATTGAAGATAAAAAGTGCCGGCTGCTTGTGAAATACCTTCTAGATCATCCCTCTCTGCGAGTGCTTGACTTTTCCCACAATCTGATTGGAGACAGTGGAGCCAGAGCAATTGGCAAACTGCTCACCAAGAGTAAGCTGGAGGTACTTAACATGTGTGACAACAACATCAGCGGCGTGGGAGCCAAAGCTATAGCTCACGCTTTGTCCAAGCCCTCCAGTCTTTTGTCGCTCAACCTGCGTCTCAACCACCTGACGGATGAGGGGGGTGAGGCTATTGCCAAGGCTATGCTGAAAAACAACACTCTTCTTCACCTGCACCTTGGAGGCAACAAGATGACTTGGCTTACTGCTTTCGCCCTGTCTGAGGTGCTCGTACAGAACAACTCCCTGAAAAGCATCAATCTTTCCTGCAACAAGTTGGGTGAG gatgGAGGAAAAGCTTTGGAGAAGGCAATGTCTTGCAACACCAGTGTAACAGAATGTGATATCCGCCTGACAGAAGTTAATGAGCAGAGTGTTTCCTCCGTCAACCAGGTGGTTTGGACCAACCAGAGTttacaacaaaagaaacaagcTAAATAA